aactttaatagaaaacatgaaaaatacaaatacataaaaggtatgctaactaatttaatggtttccatcatttaaccaatccgtgttgctaggcccatcatcccggaaaagtcttcttctcataacatcccttcgttctagcttccaaaattgttttgttttaggggacatatgacttgtatccatcgccatggtttcccgatccgtcttgtccatatcttttttgcgcaaatactccctttctcgtgcatactcggcttgaagggccaactcgttatcttggcgtttctgctccatttcaattcttatgccgttttgccttgcaatttcctccaaaaactttgaattattattgcttgaattacccgctttctttgccttcgcggcctttcggccaatgggcctcggctccttttcgatgggtgagtcttgactcataggagaatcgagaggtgaatccgatgtcattgaatcacggagtggcgtctcgtttaacacaacggcgggacccgtcggaataattatgaagcgtttgcaatatttcaccacctcccaacattcatgatggttgaaactttttttgccacccccggttgcaccgaaccacatttgtgcttgaatcatctatttaacaaaaaaatggaaatgcaataaatatttaaaatatattggatatgcaagtaacaaaaaaataataatggaaatgcaattaaccttacaaataaattagaagtgcaagaaaattaagaaacaattggaaatgcaagaaatattaacaaaataaaaatgtaagaaatatgaacaaaatatttaaaatgcaagaaatattaacaacatatttaaaatacaagaaatattaacaaaatatttaaaatgcaagaaatattaacaaagttttgaaaatgcaagaaatgttaacaaaatatttaaaatgcaagtaatattaacaaaatattgaaaatgcaataaatattaacaaaatatatatatattaggagattaaacttaataaaacaaaaattataaaatacttacttcgttagtacgattttccccccttctatagttgtccatcgcttttgccagggcatctctccattttcccaactatttattgagaattttccactactagataatgtcatctccgtacgagtagaccccggaattttttcacaaaattcggcatgaatttttttccacatatgaaaaaatttcatctcattgccggacacgaGACAAtaacaaatttggagccaagcctcacacaaggaaacatcttccatggtgctccaagcccctccggtttcgatagaagaagccataaaaataggaaataaaaatacaaggtggaaaagaggaaaatgttgattaaagagtgaataatagtagaagtataatgaaatgtatgaggattggtgttgaaagtgaagggtatttataggtatttatagaagaaaaaaaaatctgaattttttagaattttaaaaaaaaattttgaatttttcataattttatttcccaaaaaatgccagccgttggattggattcgGAGAAGCTGATCTGAACGCTGGGGGGGCGACACGTGGCATCTTCCCTTTGGAGCTGGCATCGCACTGACGTCAACGCGcgctggttcaaatttttttaaccgTTGGCGCgtacggtaaaaaaaatttgaacgcgctcgctgacgtcagcgtgacGCAAGCACTGACATCACCGCCCGCGGGCTGAACTggccttcgggctggcccgagttggtgggacCCACTCCCCCCTCGGGCTTGGGCTGACCGCTAgaacgaattttttttcccccctatCCTTGGGCTCAGCTGCCCGTTGGAAAGGCTCTTAGAGCAGGCTGGGCCAAGCGAGCCTAACCATCAGACAGGGCTGAGCCGAGCTTTGGCCCATCTAGCCTTGTTTGCTCTTGAgcattcaaaaaatatttttattgctCTTACTTGAGAGTGAGTATGATTGCATACACATAAAATTCCTCCAAGTACATTCACATTGATTTCGACTTAAtgttttgttgtttaattGTTGTAATATTGATTTAAACTATATGCTTCAAGTTCAACACTTGTAGTTTAATCATCACAACATTTGGTTTCAATTCTCTAGCTTAATCATCATTGTGATTAAGAAAGATGAATTTGTGAAACCACAACTCACTTCATATATCAAATTACATGCAACTTGAGCTTGGTACTCTTGCAAAGACTTGGAGAAGATTTGCTACTAAGAGGTAAAGAAAAGGTACTTGTTGAAAGGTTAGATTGTAGCTGCCTATATAAGAGGTAAAGAAAAGGTACTTGTTGAAAGGTTAGATTAAGAGGTAAAGAAAAGGTACTTGTTGAAAGGTTAGATTGTAGCTGCCTATGGGTGATAGTTTGAGCTAAGTCTTCTTTCGTTTTTCTAGTACTTCTTAACAGAGTAGATTAGAACTCTCCTGGCTTGGTGTCCCAAGTTTTTCCCCTTGTTGAGTTTCTGGGTCAACCTTTGTTGCGTGTTATTTACTTAAtgctttttcttgttctttattCTCCACATTAGTGTTTGTGTTTATTCATGTGTGCACCTTTAAAGGACTTACAATTTAAAAAGGTAGGTTATTACCATATAACCTACTTCACACAAACCCACACCCCCCCTGTAGGCTTTTGGAGCTTAGGGCCTGATTTTACAAGTTGTTCTACACCGTGACATGAAAACTAGGGCAACAACTACATCGTGAAGGCATTCCTATGAATATGCCTGCGTACGTTCTTCTCATATCAAAGGTGATGGCTTTAAAGCCCATTTGAGCTGAAAACGTTAGCTATTTCATTTTGGTATTCTTTGGGTTGGTTTAAAGATGAAAGGGGATTTTAGTTGAAAATGGCCTTGACTTGCAGACAAGAGGGCTCAAGTTCGAACCCACATGGTATCttggttgtgtgtgtgagaaacctcaTTCCCCTGTAGTTTTATCGCttatactattatttttttaataaataaaaggatgAACAGGAATTCCTAGTCATCATGAAAAGAGTGTTGGTACCTGGCTAATAATGGTTGAGAGAGCGAAAGAGAGAGGCTAGTTGGCGATGACTTTGTTCTGAAGAAATGCTATCCACTACCATTTTTGAAGGATTTTGTGTTGATTTTGCATTTGAATGGCATTTTTACAAGGATGCCTAAAATAAGGGTTCCCCATTAGACTGgctgcttttttcttttttctttttttttttttccatgtaaggaagtaaataaaaacttaGGGATTTGTTGACGGGTAGGTCCCTAATCCTTGTTGAACTCTCATTAGAACCCTACAATGCAATTAAGTATCGTTATGTATACTCCcatcataaaaagaaaaaataaataaactcttaccACAAAATAACCATATCTATTACTATAGCACAGGCAGATTACCAAAACAACCACTCCCTTCCTACCCTGTTCAGACAACCATTCATCTCCTTTGATTTTCTTAGAATGTCATCCGTCTCTTGCTTCGGTTTCATTAGCCTCTCTGTCTAGTTCGCTTTGCCGGACCAGCTGTTGCTGGTGCGGCTGCCCTTTTTGAGGGCCGTCCCACACTCCTTTTCGTGGGACTTCCTTGCTCTTTTGCAGCTTGTCTCCCACCAGAACCTCTGCGCGAACCTTGATCTTTTTGTGCATTTCCCTTgccatttccatttttcctCTGCTCTGCTCTTCCTCCTCTGCTGTTATTGTCCGGGGTCTTTGATGTCTCTGCCGATAATCCAGTTTTGGATGTGGAGCTCCTCTTCATTCTACTCAAAAAATCTGCGGCGCTTCGCTTTTTCCCACTTGAATTAGTGTTGCTCTTCTTTTCCGTCTCAGCTTTGGACTCTGAGTTCTCATTGCTTGTCACTACTCTGCTTGAAAACCCGTCATTGGCTTCTGAATTCCTGTCGTTGTTAGTATTACCATGGCTCCTGCCATTTTTGCTCGAGTTGTTTCTTGAACTGCTCCTGagtctttcttttcttctcttcttggTGACGTGAAGTTTCTCAACTTCATCCGAGGATTCTTCTTTTTGCTTCCAACTTATAGCTGGCTTGACATCACGGAATGAGGTAGTGATTTGCTCTTTTTTTCTGTCTGGTCCAGAAGAAGATGTTGTGGATGCTCTTGCAGTAATTGAGCTGCGCTTGCGACAAGCATTCAGTGGAAGTGaaagttttgattttgctAGCAATGAATCCGACGTTTCAGGATCCTGGTTCAGAGGTGGAGCTGGCGGTTTCGGAGTTTCTTCTTTAGGTGGTGGATCTTGTTTAGGAGCCTGAAGAACCATTTCCTTCGAAACAAGTAACTGAAGCTCGCACGCGGCCTTGTATTCTGGAGACTTTTTCCCAAAGAAGACTATGGCATTGTTACAAATAAGCAACAGATCTCGAAAAAATAAGAATCTGCTGCAGGGTTCGTACCGACCTCCTTCAAGTCTGGTTTGCACCAATTCAAAATCTACATGTTGCCGAATCATGTTTTTATAAATGGGGGTCTCCTGCAACATTAGAGAACCATGAATCACACTGTCATTTATTCTGCACAAGTAACCAAAGTTATTAAAGATAAGATGACACGTTTATGCAAAGAATAATAAGGTCATCCCAACTCAAAATTTTGACATTTCAGAAATCCACTTACCAATTAGCTAGATATGAGACTAGAATcaaatttttacaaaattactTTTGGGTTAACATTTCATGCCAAGCTGGTGTTGTCTTTTTTGATTTATTGCCCTGCAGTTTCTGAGTTGAAAGCGCAATTTTGGGCCCATGAGCTTTGGCTTGAATGGCATAAGCATGAAGTGGGGAAATGGTAAATCTAGGTTCACATCTTGCCAtaagttgaaaaagaaaagggaacaGCCAATTATCACCAAGCAGATTTTATCCCAATAGAGCAACCAAATCTCATGTCACTACTAACTTTGATGAgggaaacaacaaaaaatgagATTCCTGCAACAAGGAAATGGTGGGGCCAACCACTTTTGTATGGTCAAATTGCACCAACGAGAGTTGGTATAGCCTTATTGGCCAAGGATAGAATGCAAACTCAGAAAGTAGCacgagaaagaaaaagtatccctttcaaataataaaaatctaaAGTTATTCACCTGATAGCATCCTCAATTAGCAAATCCCAAAAAACCACCACCAAGCAAAAGATGAAGGATGACAAAgatgaataatttttttaattagatGAATATGCCAAATTGTCATATCCTTTCGCATTGACTAATTATTAATTTCTCCGACTTATTGGAAGAAGTTCTAAATTCAAATTCCTCTTCCTTCATGCCAACCCTTGACATGATGTGGTACGCACGGCTTATCAACTATAATAGTAGTCTATTGAGAATGActacaaaataaaaggaaatatcTAATCGACAAATCGAGTAGGCACATAAAGACCTATCCACCCAACTCACAtaacagtcctgatctcttggactcctgtagtccaagagatttatggtcactcaccgttggatgtaaattcaacggttgacttgaatcgagtaataatcatttatgtcatattgcatttatatatatcattttgaaccattggattaatatccaacggtggatgaccacaatctcttagactcctgtggtccaaaaGATCGGGACTGCTCACATAAATACTTCCAACAAGGTACCAACTAGTCCTTTTCAGGCGAATTTTTAATACACTTACTAATATGCACCATCACGTACAATATAACCGCTCTCAAATAGGGCAAAAGAACAACATAACGTCACAGCCATTAAACCCGCGGTGACATGTCGCTACCTTATTGGACAGCGACCTCCGACCTAAAGACGTCGCCGTTTACTTTATGAAAACAatactaattttcttttaaataaataaataaataaccgaACCTGAGAATGAAGCCGGCGCTCGAAAAAGGAGGCAAACTTATGAGACCGGATTATCCCGAGGAATTCAGCCAACGGCTGAGATTCAACGGGGACCCCCTTCATGGCGGGAGATTCATCCTCTTGGTCCGGTTCAGATGGTTCTTCCGGTCTGTCCGGACCGCCCGGTCCACCCGAGTTCGGTTCTTGCCCTAGTTTTCTCGACAAACTCGCCGAGCTCTGCACCTCACTGTTACTCGGACTCTCCTTCGTCCCCTCCTCCTCCCTTCCTTTCGACTCGGCCACCGATTCCTTCAACTCGCCGGAGTTCCCCTTCTCCGCCTCCACAACCGCCGTTTCCTTCACCACCGAATCGGAGCTTCCGTTACACGAATCCTCCACCACCGGATTATCCAACTTCTCCACCGGTTCAATCTCCTCACCGGCCGGTTCAGTCTGTCCGGAGCCTTTATCAGCATCGGCGACTTCGGTTTCGGAAATCTCGTGTTTCGGATCTGTCGTGTTTGATTCGTTACACGACCGGTCGTCATGCTCGGAGACTTCGCCGGAGATACCTTTCTTCTCCGGCGAATTGTCTTCCGGTTCGGCGTCTTTGTGTTCGATCTCTTCCTCTTCAGTCTTCTCAAGATCCGATTTTTCAACCGGTTTTTCGGTCTCTCTCAAACTCTGTTCGCGAACCTCCTTTAATCTCTCCACCTTCAACTGCAGAGACCTACATGATTATATCAcacaaataattgaatttaatatcttgattataataaaaaattcaaatcgcTATCGTGATGGATTTAGATTTCTACACGATGGAATGGTCGTAGCGTTTAGATTTCTACACGATGGAATGGTCGTAGCGTTGGAGTTCACGTCGGAGTTCATCGAGACGGCGTTGTCGCAACTGGTCTAGCCAAGGAATAGGGGGAGTATCGTCGTCTTTGCCGGAAGCGGCATCGTTTTGACTGAAACGACGTCGGAGGTCGTGGAACTTGCGTTTACATGCGTGCGGGGTGAGAAGATGGAGATTGGAACTGCGTTTGCGGAGTTCGGTGGCGACGGCGTCCCAGCTCTGCGTGCCGAAGCGGTGGACGGCGCAGGCGAGGAGAAGCTCCTCCCACGTGCCCCATGATGGTGTTTGTTTCTCGGGAAAATTGGGTTTATCCATCAAGAAAATCATGTAGTCACTCAGTCCATTGTCACAACTTCCCTCTGCAACAACTGATTTAACGTTCATTTAAcatgtttgattgattttaattCCCTTGGGTCTATTTGCGTCTTGGGTctgtgcttttttttttcttccttttttctggttttgttttaattttaattttaattttaagtttgTTGTGTTAGGAATAGGCACTCATCTCGAGCATGGGGACTTTTGCCTTTGTCGGCCAAA
Above is a genomic segment from Prunus dulcis chromosome 7, ALMONDv2, whole genome shotgun sequence containing:
- the LOC117635645 gene encoding uncharacterized protein LOC117635645 codes for the protein MNVKSVVAEGSCDNGLSDYMIFLMDKPNFPEKQTPSWGTWEELLLACAVHRFGTQSWDAVATELRKRSSNLHLLTPHACKRKFHDLRRRFSQNDAASGKDDDTPPIPWLDQLRQRRLDELRRELQRYDHSIVSLQLKVERLKEVREQSLRETEKPVEKSDLEKTEEEEIEHKDAEPEDNSPEKKGISGEVSEHDDRSCNESNTTDPKHEISETEVADADKGSGQTEPAGEEIEPVEKLDNPVVEDSCNGSSDSVVKETAVVEAEKGNSGELKESVAESKGREEEGTKESPSNSEVQSSASLSRKLGQEPNSGGPGGPDRPEEPSEPDQEDESPAMKGVPVESQPLAEFLGIIRSHKFASFFERRLHSQETPIYKNMIRQHVDFELVQTRLEGGRYEPCSRFLFFRDLLLICNNAIVFFGKKSPEYKAACELQLLVSKEMVLQAPKQDPPPKEETPKPPAPPLNQDPETSDSLLAKSKLSLPLNACRKRSSITARASTTSSSGPDRKKEQITTSFRDVKPAISWKQKEESSDEVEKLHVTKKRRKERLRSSSRNNSSKNGRSHGNTNNDRNSEANDGFSSRVVTSNENSESKAETEKKSNTNSSGKKRSAADFLSRMKRSSTSKTGLSAETSKTPDNNSRGGRAEQRKNGNGKGNAQKDQGSRRGSGGRQAAKEQGSPTKRSVGRPSKRAAAPATAGPAKRTRQRG